A stretch of the Melanotaenia boesemani isolate fMelBoe1 chromosome 24, fMelBoe1.pri, whole genome shotgun sequence genome encodes the following:
- the ccdc28a gene encoding coiled-coil domain-containing protein 28A, with the protein MEERKLKRKSPRSSTNTAAPTGNSGRKNSASSGGKHVGYSHNTGTHSSQKSKSRRGVRDKPRNQLGAGGKTSRSQGQAAPIVQHSFLTDVSDVQEMENGLLSLLNDFHSGKLQAFGNECSIDQMEHVREMQEKLARLHFDLYGEVDEMPEDQKKMACDTNMDKLLLNLEELSSSIQKLNLADAQEIPRTSSM; encoded by the exons ATGGAGGAACGAAAGCTAAAGAGAAAGAGTCCCAGGTCCTCAACTAACACTGCGGCTCCGACTGGTAACTCTGGCCGGAAGAATAGCGCTTCCTCCGGTGGAAAGCATGTGGGCTACAGCCATAACACGGGGACTCACTCCAGCCAAAAGAGCAAGAGTCGGAG GGGAGTAAGAGACAAACCTAGAAATCAGCTGGGTGCGGGTGGTAAAACCAGTCGGAGCCAAGGACAGGCAGCACCTATCGTCCAACACTCGTTTCTGACCGACGTCTCAGATGTGCAGGAGATGGAGAATGGCCTACTTAGTCTCCTCAACGACTTCCACTCAGGGAAACTACAGGCGTTTG gCAATGAATGCTCCATTGACCAGATGGAGCATGTGAGAGAGATGCAGGAGAAGCTGGCACGTTTGCACTTTGACCTCTACGGTGAGGTGGATGAAATGCCTGAAGATCAGAAGAAAATGGCCTGTGACACCAACATGGACAAGTTACTTCTAAAC CTTGAGGAGCTGAGTTCATCTAT TCAGAAACTGAATCTAGCCGACGCTCAAGAAATCCCGAGGACATCCagcatgtga
- the LOC121635761 gene encoding epithelial cell-transforming sequence 2 oncogene-like isoform X2, which produces METGLKSAPHSVKRWQLNGTEYESQRVPNLRSETRFSSWTPLNNKKHNLQLFEERVNLVLHWFDLWTDMQRKHLLHSLLTRCTKSQLKYCKDLLIETVPVTRVDFTAVLPRFLSLYIMSFLSPLDLSRAAQVSWYWRVLAEQDCLWAGRCIRRGWFLPYTPGENEFGAWKNHYISCVSTLDLLTPREATELYGTLNQQSTDPAEEEEEKKKEKRIRQKIRDKLQEERRLSIRTRRAWGSNAKPKGAIAGGTFSGVTFTSWPSLSWPPRMVGSSSLSLDKGQPINATQVQGRVQTTSVGSEKLPKARGMLSSFIHRPALPHTYSPHHQSSSSLLMLISNRIPAYELVLSGVKAGVIVVLYNHRGTLSALLTQVERVTSGQPVQRVGLLAPGGTEEIHLLHGISLSERTLLTPDHREFWEKLCSWVVPTQEGGGIDIFCSLAASASGVTLIRSLSTLTGLEVRAPVGLATGSFQNILSEWSSGDVRTGLWDQQPAAPALQYVCDSVLQGWCRQAQWMEEALDDLRSSLQPQLQQASLQARGRALELSEALTEGLTALTEQQETRPLEFLSTFLTRWSKKDEGEESYEEDKQTQKAAEQHSLHTSLSPIPKLPQTALDWRGAVVRELHHSECLYLGRLSSILKVYQEPLTAALNSNRTILSFADIQIVFIPVTVILQLNRVFEADLQTRLQQWGAEQCVGDVFVKLCSKLRVYTNYLNNYTTALCTIDKCREARPAFRAFLKMADRTLATHMLSLQELLLCPVWRIQEYVTLLQALCLHTHPGHPDFTHLCSALKKMLQFIQFMQKLKSNSEKDKLMEETQQMIRGCPSLSEGNRQLIITQDAVLLRSPDERIPESLRTYEQVSDVGLFLFNDALVLTQRNVRHTPFTLSHQSTHTFLASVALPSLTVREIIHSRYVRHAFVLEGPRRYWVCATKRGEEREHFLSVLRSAINSALTGPQ; this is translated from the exons ATGGAGACGGGTCTGAAATCCGCCCCTCACTCGGTGAAGCGGTGGCAGCTGAACGGGACAGAGTATGAGTCCCAACGAGTCCCCAACCTGCGGTCCGAGACCCGCTTCAGCAGCTGGACCCCCCTTAACAACAAGAAACACAACCTACAG TTATTTGAGGAACGAGTGAACCTTGTGCTGCACTGGTTTGATCTGTGGACTGACATGCAAAGAAAACACCTGCTGCATTCACTGCTCACACGTTGCACTAAGTCGCAGCTTAA GTACTGCAAGGATTTGCTGATTGAGACTGTTCCAGTGACTCGAGTGGACTTCACAGCAGTTCTTCCTCGGTTTTTGTCCCTGTATATCATGTcctttctgtcccctctggacCTGAGCAGGGCCGCCCAAGTCAGCTGGTACTGGAGGGTCTTAGCAGAGCAG GATTGCCTTTGGGCAGGCCGATGCATCAGAAGAGGCTGGTTCCTTCCCTACACTCCTGGAGAAAATGAGTTTGGAGCATGGAAGAACCACTACATCTCCTGCGTCTCCACACTGGACCTGCTAACTCCACGGGAGGCAACTGAGCTGTACGGGACCCTCAACCAACAAAGCACGGATccagcagaggaggaagaagagaagaagaaggagaagaggatCAGGCAGAAAATCAGAGACAAGCTTCAGGAAGAGAGGA GACTTTCTATCCGAACAAGAAGAGCTTGGGGCAGCAATGCAAAACCAAAAGGAGCCATCGCTGGAGGGACCTTCTCAGGGGTAACATTTACCTCTTGGCCTTCCCTTTCCTGGCCTCCAAGGATGGTTGGGTCTTCCAGTCTCAGCCTGGACAAGGGACAACCTATAAATGCAACTCAGGTCCAGGGGAGAGTCCAGACCACCAGCGTTGGCAG TGAAAAACTGCCCAAAGCCAGAGGAATGttatcctcctttatccacagaCCTGCACTCCCACACACATACTCACCCCATCATCAATCATCATCTTCCCTCCTAATGCTCATCTCCAACAGGATTCCTGCCTATGAG CTGGTGCTGAGTGGTGTGAAAGCCGGAGTAATTGTGGTCCTGTATAACCACAGAGGGACTCTTTCAGCTCTGCTAACCCAGGTGGAGAGGGTTACTTCAGGGCAGCCAGTCCAGAGGGTTGGCCTGCTCGCTCCAGGAGGAACAGAGGAAATTCATCTGCTTCATG GGATCAGCCTATCAGAAAGGACCCTGCTGACACCTGATCACAGAGAATTCTGGGAAAAACTCTGCAGCTGGGTGGTACCAACTCAAGAAGGAGGCGGGATTGATATCTTCTGCTCACTGGCTGCATCTG CATCGGGTGTGACTCTCATCCGCAGTCTTTCTACTCTTACTGGTCTGGAGGTTCGGGCACCGGTGGGTCTTGCCACTGGAAGTTTCCAAAACA TCCTTAGTGAATGGTCTAGTGGTGATGTACGTACTGGACTCTGGGACCAGCAGCCAGCAGCTCCGGCGCTGCAGTATGTGTGTGACAGTGTGCTGCAGGGCTGGTGCAGACAAGCTCAGTGGATGGAGGAGGCTCTGGATGACCTGAGGAGCTCCCTACAGCCACAGCTCCAACAGGCCAGCCTGCAGGCCAGAGGCCGAGCTCTGG AGCTAAGTGAGGCGCTGACAGAAGGACTTACTGCTCTCACTGAACAGCAAGAG ACCAGACCTCTGGAGTTTCTCTCCACCTTCCTGACAAGATGGAGTAAAAAGGACGAGGGAGAAGAAAGTTATGAAGAGGACAAACAGACACAgaaagcagcagagcagcatAGTTTGCACACATCCCTCAGCCCAATACCTAAGCTACCGCAG aCAGCGTTAGATTGGAGGGGTGCAGTCGTAAGAGAGCTGCACCACAGCGAATGTCTTTATCTGGGGAGGCTGAGCTCCATCCTGAAG GTGTACCAGGAGCCTCTTACAGCAGCTTTAAATTCCAACAGAACCATCCTCAGCTTTGCTGACATCCAGATTGTCTTCATCCCTGTTACAGTAATACTGCAGCTTAACAG GGTGTTTGAGGCAGATTTACAGACCAGGCTGCAGCAGTGGGGTGCAGAGCAGTGTGTTGGAGATGTGTTTGTGAAGCTCTGCTCAAAACTGAGAGTCTACACCAACTACCTAAACAACTACACCACTGCCCTCTGCACCATTGATAAG TGCAGAGAAGCTAGGCCAGCTTTTCGGGCTTTCCTAAAGATGGCAGACAGGACACTTGCAACCCACATGCTGAG ccTGCAGGAGCTACTGCTGTGTCCAGTGTGGAGAATACAGGAGTATGTGACTCTGCTTCAAGCTCTCTGTTTGCATACACACCCTGGTCACCCTGACTTCACACACCTCTGCTCTGCCCTCAAAAAAATGCTCCAATTTATCCAGTTCATGCAAaag TTAAAGAGCAACTCGGAAAAAGACAAGCTGATGGAGGAAACACAGCAAATGATCCGGGGCTGCCCG AGCCTTAGTGAAGGAAACCGGCAGCTGATAATAACTCAGGATGCTGTGTTGCTCAGGAGCCCAGATGAGCGAATCCCAGAGTCGCTAAG GACCTATGAGCAGGTGTCCGATGTGGGCCTGTTCCTGTTTAATGATGCTTTGGTGTTGACGCAGAGAAACGTGCGCCACACACCTTTTACGCTGTCTCACCAGAGCACACATACATTCTTGGCCTCTGTGGCTCTCCCCAGCCTGACTGTCAGAGAGATTATCCATTCACGCT ATGTGCGTCATGCCTTTGTTCTAGAGGGTCCTCGTCGTTACTGGGTTTGTGCCACAAAGCGAGGTGAAGAGAGAGAGCACTTCCTGTCTGTGCTGCGTTCAGCCATAAATTCTGCTCTGACTGGACCTCAGTGA
- the LOC121635761 gene encoding epithelial cell-transforming sequence 2 oncogene-like isoform X1: METGLKSAPHSVKRWQLNGTEYESQRVPNLRSETRFSSWTPLNNKKHNLQLFEERVNLVLHWFDLWTDMQRKHLLHSLLTRCTKSQLKYCKDLLIETVPVTRVDFTAVLPRFLSLYIMSFLSPLDLSRAAQVSWYWRVLAEQDCLWAGRCIRRGWFLPYTPGENEFGAWKNHYISCVSTLDLLTPREATELYGTLNQQSTDPAEEEEEKKKEKRIRQKIRDKLQEERRLSIRTRRAWGSNAKPKGAIAGGTFSGVTFTSWPSLSWPPRMVGSSSLSLDKGQPINATQVQGRVQTTSVGSEKLPKARGMLSSFIHRPALPHTYSPHHQSSSSLLMLISNRIPAYELVLSGVKAGVIVVLYNHRGTLSALLTQVERVTSGQPVQRVGLLAPGGTEEIHLLHGISLSERTLLTPDHREFWEKLCSWVVPTQEGGGIDIFCSLAASASGVTLIRSLSTLTGLEVRAPVGLATGSFQNILSEWSSGDVRTGLWDQQPAAPALQYVCDSVLQGWCRQAQWMEEALDDLRSSLQPQLQQASLQARGRALGYFLWEKIGLDKLCVSKELSEALTEGLTALTEQQETRPLEFLSTFLTRWSKKDEGEESYEEDKQTQKAAEQHSLHTSLSPIPKLPQTALDWRGAVVRELHHSECLYLGRLSSILKVYQEPLTAALNSNRTILSFADIQIVFIPVTVILQLNRVFEADLQTRLQQWGAEQCVGDVFVKLCSKLRVYTNYLNNYTTALCTIDKCREARPAFRAFLKMADRTLATHMLSLQELLLCPVWRIQEYVTLLQALCLHTHPGHPDFTHLCSALKKMLQFIQFMQKLKSNSEKDKLMEETQQMIRGCPSLSEGNRQLIITQDAVLLRSPDERIPESLRTYEQVSDVGLFLFNDALVLTQRNVRHTPFTLSHQSTHTFLASVALPSLTVREIIHSRYVRHAFVLEGPRRYWVCATKRGEEREHFLSVLRSAINSALTGPQ; this comes from the exons ATGGAGACGGGTCTGAAATCCGCCCCTCACTCGGTGAAGCGGTGGCAGCTGAACGGGACAGAGTATGAGTCCCAACGAGTCCCCAACCTGCGGTCCGAGACCCGCTTCAGCAGCTGGACCCCCCTTAACAACAAGAAACACAACCTACAG TTATTTGAGGAACGAGTGAACCTTGTGCTGCACTGGTTTGATCTGTGGACTGACATGCAAAGAAAACACCTGCTGCATTCACTGCTCACACGTTGCACTAAGTCGCAGCTTAA GTACTGCAAGGATTTGCTGATTGAGACTGTTCCAGTGACTCGAGTGGACTTCACAGCAGTTCTTCCTCGGTTTTTGTCCCTGTATATCATGTcctttctgtcccctctggacCTGAGCAGGGCCGCCCAAGTCAGCTGGTACTGGAGGGTCTTAGCAGAGCAG GATTGCCTTTGGGCAGGCCGATGCATCAGAAGAGGCTGGTTCCTTCCCTACACTCCTGGAGAAAATGAGTTTGGAGCATGGAAGAACCACTACATCTCCTGCGTCTCCACACTGGACCTGCTAACTCCACGGGAGGCAACTGAGCTGTACGGGACCCTCAACCAACAAAGCACGGATccagcagaggaggaagaagagaagaagaaggagaagaggatCAGGCAGAAAATCAGAGACAAGCTTCAGGAAGAGAGGA GACTTTCTATCCGAACAAGAAGAGCTTGGGGCAGCAATGCAAAACCAAAAGGAGCCATCGCTGGAGGGACCTTCTCAGGGGTAACATTTACCTCTTGGCCTTCCCTTTCCTGGCCTCCAAGGATGGTTGGGTCTTCCAGTCTCAGCCTGGACAAGGGACAACCTATAAATGCAACTCAGGTCCAGGGGAGAGTCCAGACCACCAGCGTTGGCAG TGAAAAACTGCCCAAAGCCAGAGGAATGttatcctcctttatccacagaCCTGCACTCCCACACACATACTCACCCCATCATCAATCATCATCTTCCCTCCTAATGCTCATCTCCAACAGGATTCCTGCCTATGAG CTGGTGCTGAGTGGTGTGAAAGCCGGAGTAATTGTGGTCCTGTATAACCACAGAGGGACTCTTTCAGCTCTGCTAACCCAGGTGGAGAGGGTTACTTCAGGGCAGCCAGTCCAGAGGGTTGGCCTGCTCGCTCCAGGAGGAACAGAGGAAATTCATCTGCTTCATG GGATCAGCCTATCAGAAAGGACCCTGCTGACACCTGATCACAGAGAATTCTGGGAAAAACTCTGCAGCTGGGTGGTACCAACTCAAGAAGGAGGCGGGATTGATATCTTCTGCTCACTGGCTGCATCTG CATCGGGTGTGACTCTCATCCGCAGTCTTTCTACTCTTACTGGTCTGGAGGTTCGGGCACCGGTGGGTCTTGCCACTGGAAGTTTCCAAAACA TCCTTAGTGAATGGTCTAGTGGTGATGTACGTACTGGACTCTGGGACCAGCAGCCAGCAGCTCCGGCGCTGCAGTATGTGTGTGACAGTGTGCTGCAGGGCTGGTGCAGACAAGCTCAGTGGATGGAGGAGGCTCTGGATGACCTGAGGAGCTCCCTACAGCCACAGCTCCAACAGGCCAGCCTGCAGGCCAGAGGCCGAGCTCTGG GTTATTTTCTGTGGGAGAAAATCGGCCTAGACAAACTTTGTGTGTCCAAAGAGCTAAGTGAGGCGCTGACAGAAGGACTTACTGCTCTCACTGAACAGCAAGAG ACCAGACCTCTGGAGTTTCTCTCCACCTTCCTGACAAGATGGAGTAAAAAGGACGAGGGAGAAGAAAGTTATGAAGAGGACAAACAGACACAgaaagcagcagagcagcatAGTTTGCACACATCCCTCAGCCCAATACCTAAGCTACCGCAG aCAGCGTTAGATTGGAGGGGTGCAGTCGTAAGAGAGCTGCACCACAGCGAATGTCTTTATCTGGGGAGGCTGAGCTCCATCCTGAAG GTGTACCAGGAGCCTCTTACAGCAGCTTTAAATTCCAACAGAACCATCCTCAGCTTTGCTGACATCCAGATTGTCTTCATCCCTGTTACAGTAATACTGCAGCTTAACAG GGTGTTTGAGGCAGATTTACAGACCAGGCTGCAGCAGTGGGGTGCAGAGCAGTGTGTTGGAGATGTGTTTGTGAAGCTCTGCTCAAAACTGAGAGTCTACACCAACTACCTAAACAACTACACCACTGCCCTCTGCACCATTGATAAG TGCAGAGAAGCTAGGCCAGCTTTTCGGGCTTTCCTAAAGATGGCAGACAGGACACTTGCAACCCACATGCTGAG ccTGCAGGAGCTACTGCTGTGTCCAGTGTGGAGAATACAGGAGTATGTGACTCTGCTTCAAGCTCTCTGTTTGCATACACACCCTGGTCACCCTGACTTCACACACCTCTGCTCTGCCCTCAAAAAAATGCTCCAATTTATCCAGTTCATGCAAaag TTAAAGAGCAACTCGGAAAAAGACAAGCTGATGGAGGAAACACAGCAAATGATCCGGGGCTGCCCG AGCCTTAGTGAAGGAAACCGGCAGCTGATAATAACTCAGGATGCTGTGTTGCTCAGGAGCCCAGATGAGCGAATCCCAGAGTCGCTAAG GACCTATGAGCAGGTGTCCGATGTGGGCCTGTTCCTGTTTAATGATGCTTTGGTGTTGACGCAGAGAAACGTGCGCCACACACCTTTTACGCTGTCTCACCAGAGCACACATACATTCTTGGCCTCTGTGGCTCTCCCCAGCCTGACTGTCAGAGAGATTATCCATTCACGCT ATGTGCGTCATGCCTTTGTTCTAGAGGGTCCTCGTCGTTACTGGGTTTGTGCCACAAAGCGAGGTGAAGAGAGAGAGCACTTCCTGTCTGTGCTGCGTTCAGCCATAAATTCTGCTCTGACTGGACCTCAGTGA
- the filip1l gene encoding filamin A-interacting protein 1-like isoform X3 encodes MVVDEQQRLTEQLNQQTAKVQELSASSSQAQEELSSANARLQEEEQKVFRLEAELRDQTGRYHQEQDAMTAKLTSEDAQNRQLRQKLSALSRQLDELEETNKTLRRAEEELQELRDKISRGECGNSSLMSELEELRKRVLEMEGKDEELIRMEDHCRDLNKKLEKESKQSQNLKTEVDKLNHRIIELEKLEDAFSKSKQECGSLKSNLEKERMVSKVLSSELEVLKVRVKELEAAESQLAKTEMTLKEDLTKLKTLTVMLVDERKAMAEKLKQMENKVQNSTGKLHAEQDKVTSVTEKLIEESKKALRSKAELEEKMCTATKERDDLKTKLRAEQEKSNDLESKINMMKKRLQSLETIEREHLRSKAKEEHMKTPIANRFQQEDNKVKDLTQEVERLRRKLKDMKVVEGDLLKTEEFESLEKRFTNEQEKAKALMEELEISRKELSKYQLAEKKECNQEHVLYKRLKEEEAKSSHLSREVAALKEKIHEYMGTEESICRMKTDHSTLQRKLTQQEVRNKELAREMETLTRELERYRRFSKSLRPGMNGRRFSDLHVSSKEVQTEPLDLTPPSFNTMERAVVNGKLYDENEPEDNTNYSNEVQLSKCSPSLINNVNNLNNNMKRARGPFLKCKDPPHHVNGKMQPRQNGTHVQPGDVVLTHSPGQPLHIKVTPDHGHNTATLEITSPTTESTQSFTSTAVIPTSGGPPKQRITIIQNASISPNAKSISPTTKSKCSSISDEPCSPDRALSPFTMATYSRAMTPDSCGSITPDRAMSPIQIVSVTTGTPERSLSTESVEVVGGHAVFRVSPERQSSWQVQRSNSSGPNVITTEDNKIHIHLGSPFIQSISTPSQTLSPCSTPGLQEQRTQVLANCSTPAAKGSSKITSSIMIKPTSTPIQRPSQITIPLEAFRRPGPTRIPKPKGFSSQKGTNTAANLGLHSRSQLQHVHVTAGRDQSAHTPASHNNNPNLVNRRL; translated from the exons ATGGTTGTGGATGAACAGCAGCGTCTCACAGAGCAGCTGAACCAACAAACAGCAAAGGTCCAAGAACTGAGTGCCAGTTCCTCACAAGCTCAGGAAGAGCTGAGCTCAGCTAATGCTCGTCTGCAGGAAGAGGAGCAAAAGGTTTTTCGTCTGGAGGCTGAGCTGCGTGACCAAACCGGTCGATATCATCAGGAACAAGACGCCATGACTGCCAAATTGACCAGTGAGGACGCCCAGAACAGGCAGCTGCGCCAGAAGCTGTCGGCTCTCAGCAGGCAGCTTGATGAGCTGGAGGAGACCAACAAGACCTTGCGCAGAGCTgaggaggagctgcaggagcTGAGAGACAAAATCAGCCGTGGAGAGTGCGGAAACTCCAGCCTCATGTCAGAGCTTGAAGAATTACGGAAACGAGTACTTGAAATGGAGGGAAAGGATGAAGAGTTAATCAGAATGGAGGACCACTGCAGGGACCTCaacaagaagctggagaaagAGTCCAAGCAGAGCCAGAACTTGAAAACTGAAGTGGATAAACTGAACCACAGAATTATAGAATTGGAAAAGCTAGAAGATGCATTCAGCAAGAGCAAACAGGAATGCGGCTCGCTGAAGAGCAACTTGGAGAAGGAGAGGATGGTGTCAAAGGTTCTGAGCAGCGAGCTTGAGGTCTTGAAAGTCAGAGTCAAAGAGCTGGAGGCTGCTGAAAGCCAGCTGGCAAAGACCGAGATGACTCTGAAGGAAGATCTGACCAAGCTGAAGACTCTGACAGTCATGCTTGTGGATGAGAGAAAGGCAATGGCAGAGAAGCTAAAGCAAATGGAGAACAAGGTGCAGAACAGCACTGGAAAGCTTCATGCTGAACAAGACAAAGTTACATCAGTCACTGAGAAGCTAATTGAAGAGAGCAAGAAAGCACTGAGATCAAAGGCGGAGCTGGAGGAAAAAATGTGCACCGCTACGAAGGAAAGGGATGATTTGAAGACCAAGTTGAGAGCTGAGCAGGAGAAGAGCAACGATTTAGAGTCCAAGATCAATATGATGAAGAAACGGTTGCAATCACTTGAGACCATCGAGAGAGAACACCTCAGAAGTAAAGCTAAAGAGGAGCACATGAAAACACCTATTGCTAACCGCTTCCAGCAGGAAGATAACAAGGTGAAAGATTTGACACAGGAAGTTGAACGCCTCCGACGCAAATTAAAGGACATGAAAGTGGTAGAAGGAGATTTATTAAAGACAGAGGAATTTGAATCACTGGAGAAAAGATTTACCAATGAACAAGAGAAAGCTAAAGCCCTGATGGAGGAGCTGGAAATTTCCAGAAAAGAGCTTTCTAAATACCAACTGGCTGAAAAGAAAGAGTGCAACCAAGAGCATGTTCTTTATAAACGCTTGAAGGAGGAAGAAGCAAAATCTAGTCATTTGTCCAGAGAGGTGGCAGCACTGAAAGAGAAGATTCATGAATACATGGGAACAGAGGAGTCAATCTGTCGCATGAAAACTGACCACTCTACACTACAAAGAAAGCTGACCCAACAGGAGGTCCGGAATAAAGAATTAGCCCGGGAAATGGAGACGCTCACTCGAGAACTTGAAAGATACAGACGATTTAGCAAAAGTCTGCGCCCAGGAATGAATGGAAGGCGCTTTTCAGACCTGCATGTGTCTTCCAAGGAGGTTCAGACAGAACCACTGGACCTCACACCACCCAGCTTTAATACAATGGAGCGTGCTGTGGTTAATGGGAAGCTGTACGATGAGAACGAGCCTGAAGATAACACAAATTACAGCAATGAGGTTCAGCTCAGCAAATGCAGCCCTTCACTTATCAACAATGTCAATAATCTGAACAACAACATGAAACGAGCACGGGGACCTTTCCTTAAATGCAAAGACCCCCCTCATCACGTTAACGGCAAAATGCAGCCGCGACAGAACGGCACCCACGTCCAGCCTGGAGATGTTGTATTGACCCACAGCCCTGGGCAGCCTCTACACATTAAGGTGACTCCTGACCACGGACACAACACGGCAACGCTAGAGATCACCAGTCCAACCACAGAAAGCACCCAGTCATTCACCAGCACTGCTGTCATACCCACAAGTGGAGGTCCACCCAAGCAAAGAATTACCATCATCCAGAATGCTTCCATATCCCCCAATGCTAAATCCATTTCCCCTACTACTAAATCCAAGTGCTCCTCCATCTCGGATGAGCCATGTTCCCCAGATAGAGCCCTGTCACCGTTCACTATGGCTACATACTCCAGAGCAATGACCCCAGACTCCTGTGGCTCTATAACACCAGACCGAGCCATGTCACCCATACAAATTGTATCCGTGACAACAGGTACCCCGGAGCGATCCCTCTCCACGGAGTCGGTGGAGGTTGTCGGAGGGCATGCCGTCTTCCGCGTGAGCCCGGAAAGGCAAAGCAGCTGGCAGGTGCAGCGGTCCAACAGCTCGGGGCCAAATGTCATCACCACGGAGGATAACAAAATCCACATTCACTTAGGGAGCCCGTTCATCCAGAGCATCAGCACTCCGTCGCAAACACTGAGTCCATGCAGCACACCTGGACTCCAGGAGCAAAGGACTCAGGTGCTTGCCAACTGCAGTACTCCTGCTGCTAAAGGCAGCAGCAAAATTACAAGTAGCATCATGATTAAGCCCACCTCCACCCCAATCCAAAGGCCATCACAGATTACA ATACCTCTAGAAGCATTCCGACGTCCAGGACCGACAAGAATCCCCAAACCGAAGGGTTTCAGCTCCCAAAAAGGCACAAACACAGCGGCAAACCTGGGACTGCACAGCAGAAGTCAGCTGCAGCATGTTCATGTAACCGCTGGGAGAGATCAGtctgcacacacacctgcatcacacaaCAACAACCCAAACCTCGTGAACAGAAGACTGTGA